One Aegilops tauschii subsp. strangulata cultivar AL8/78 chromosome 7, Aet v6.0, whole genome shotgun sequence genomic window carries:
- the LOC109780882 gene encoding F-box/LRR-repeat protein At1g52650-like: MELRLSPAPPRSAGGLDRISTLSSGGERSGRSARARSSQLVASIFEPVFTSKSDSLSLLRPGSLFGSPVPSPRSSGPGGVDRISDLPDDLLLLVLDRLSCVRTAARASVLSRRWRGLWTRLPTLVFHNIPFPSVEPVLAGVVSSDSTSTVSRLVICPPNRPFSVRAGEPRVSLASLLRTAARLSPEQLILAIPSGEDFFKSVELPCFERATSISLYSSVAVWPPATGELFPALTTLVLSGCASAAYSALEDLVLRCPRLRVLRYTLPGGFLLDITVRSLSLRELVIEDTDRWTWIRKINLAAPMLERLIMSSHVAGPTSVSVLAPMASNILWRCHYNGGFKELPDWTLETVSLLSITTRAAVADGPQLPVLRIGAIKDKEKCQEYCGCEPAHWRSQIVSLTKLEQVEIDGFQGDKREFDFLEHILRCAPMLINVILKHSGEGVPSEAQIHELSLAHPSMEWHYVISSASVSMAA, encoded by the exons ATGGAGCTGCGCCTATCGCCAGCACCGCCTCGATCGGCCGGCGGACTGGACCGCATCAGCACCCTCTCCAGTGGTGGTGAACGATCAGGCCGCAGCGCACGCGCCCGTTCCTCCCAGCTAGTGGCCAGCATCTTCGAGCCCGTGTTCACCTCCAAGTCTGACTCGCTGTCCCTGCTGCGGCCCGGAAGTCTCTTCGGCTCGCCGGTGCCGTCGCCGCGATCTAGCGGTCCAGGCGgcgtggaccgcatcagcgacctCCCTGACGACCTGCTCCTCCTGGTCCTCGACCGCCTCAGCTGCGTCCGCACCGCCGCCCGCGCCAGTGTCCTATCCCGCCGTTGGCGTGGCCTCTGGACCCGCCTCCCCACGCTCGTCTTCCACAACATCCCCTTCCCCTCCGTCGAACCGGTGCTCGCCGGCGTGGTCTCCTCTGACTCCACCTCCACGGTGTCCCGTCTTGTTATCTGCCCCCCGAATCGACCCTTCTCGGTCCGCGCGGGGGAGCCCCGCGTCAGCCTCGCCTCTCTGCTGCGCACCGCGGCGCGGCTCTCGCCGGAGCAGCTCATTCTCGCCATCCCATCGGGCGAGGATTTCTTTAAAAGTGTCGAGCTGCCGTGCTTCGAGCGCGCCACCTCCATCTCGCTCTACTCCTCCGTCGCCGTCTGGCCGCCGGCTACCGGTGAATTATTCCCCGCGCTCACAACGCTGGTGCTCTCAGGCTGCGCCTCTGCGGCCTACTCCGCCCTCGAGGACCTGGTCCTCCGTTGCCCACGCCTGCGCGTGCTCAGGTACACCCTACCCGGCGGCTTCCTACTGGATATCACGGTGCGTTCGTTGTCGCTGCGAGAGCTCGTCATTGAGGACACCGATCGTTGGACATGGATACGCAAGATAAACTTAGCAGCACCCATGCTCGAGCGACTAATCATGTCCTCCCACGTCGCGGGCCCCACCAGCGTCTCTGTCTTGGCGCCGATGGCAAGCAATATTTTGTGGCGCTGCCATTACAACGGCGGGTTCAAGGAGCTCCCTGACTGGACACTCGAGACGGTGAGCTTGCTGTCAATAACGACGAGGGCGGCGGTGGCAGACGGACCACAACTTCCGGTGCTGCGCATTGGTGCAATCAAG GACAAAGAGAAATGTCAAGAATATTGTGGCTGCGAGCCAGCCCATTGGAGAAGCCAAATTGTTTCCTTGACGAAGCTTGAACAAGTGGAAATCGATGGTTTCCAAGGAGACAAGCGTGAGTTTGACTTCCTGGAACATATATTGAGATGTGCACCAATGCTTATCAATGTGATTCTCAAGCACTCGGGCGAGGGCGTGCCAAGTGAAGCACAAATTCACGAGCTCTCCTTAGCGCATCCTTCCATGGAATGGCACTATGTTATATCTTCTGCTTCTGTATCTATGGCTGCATAG